In Cetobacterium sp. ZOR0034, a genomic segment contains:
- the yajC gene encoding preprotein translocase subunit YajC, with product MNELFAKYGGMILTFAIWAAVFYFLLILPNKKKQKKHQEMLDSLKEGVDVITSGGIKGTITNIGPEFLTIRVDKGVNIQVLKNSITRVLK from the coding sequence ATGAACGAATTATTTGCTAAGTATGGTGGTATGATTCTTACATTTGCTATTTGGGCAGCTGTATTCTACTTCTTACTTATCTTACCAAACAAGAAAAAGCAAAAGAAACACCAAGAGATGTTAGACTCATTAAAAGAGGGAGTTGACGTTATAACTTCAGGAGGAATAAAAGGTACTATTACTAATATCGGTCCTGAATTCTTAACTATTAGAGTTGATAAAGGTGTTAACATCCAAGTGCTTAAGAATTCTATAACAAGAGTTTTAAAATAA
- the dnaJ gene encoding molecular chaperone DnaJ, translating to MAKRDFYEVLGATKGASDVEIKKAYRKAAMKYHPDKFSGASEAEKKEAEDKFKEINEAYQVLSDENKRAQYDRFGHAAFENGGGGAGAGGFGGFGGGFEDLGDIFGSFFGGGGGFGGFGGSRQRGPEPGEDLRYNLELTLEEAAKGVEKTLKYKRTGSCGTCHGTGAEKGSKMNKCSKCNGTGTIHVTQRTVFGNFQTTQECDACHGKGEVPEKKCKKCHGTGIDTEVVEKTIKIPAGIDDGQKLRLSGMGNASTEGGPNGDLYVYISVKQHPFFERNGVDIICDVPVTFAKAALGGEIEIPTLNGRKTIKIPAGTQNDKLFKMKGEGIKNPRSPYTGDQIVRIKIEVPVNLNSEQEDLLRKFDESLKDKNHKDNKNFFDKLKNFFS from the coding sequence ATGGCTAAAAGAGACTTTTATGAAGTTTTAGGAGCTACCAAAGGTGCTTCTGATGTAGAGATAAAAAAAGCTTATAGAAAAGCTGCTATGAAATATCACCCTGATAAATTTAGTGGAGCTAGTGAAGCTGAAAAAAAAGAAGCTGAAGATAAATTCAAAGAGATTAACGAAGCATATCAAGTGCTTTCAGACGAAAATAAGAGAGCTCAATATGATAGATTTGGACATGCTGCTTTTGAAAATGGTGGAGGCGGTGCTGGAGCTGGTGGATTTGGCGGTTTCGGTGGCGGATTTGAAGATTTAGGAGATATTTTCGGTTCATTCTTCGGTGGTGGAGGTGGATTTGGCGGTTTCGGTGGATCTCGTCAAAGAGGACCTGAGCCTGGAGAAGATTTAAGATACAATCTTGAATTAACTTTAGAAGAAGCTGCTAAAGGTGTAGAAAAAACATTAAAATATAAGAGAACTGGTTCTTGTGGAACTTGTCATGGTACAGGAGCTGAAAAAGGTTCTAAGATGAATAAATGTTCTAAGTGTAACGGTACAGGAACTATTCATGTTACTCAAAGAACTGTTTTTGGAAATTTCCAAACAACTCAAGAATGTGATGCTTGCCATGGTAAGGGAGAAGTTCCTGAGAAGAAATGTAAAAAATGTCATGGTACTGGTATCGATACTGAAGTCGTAGAAAAAACTATCAAGATTCCTGCTGGAATTGACGATGGACAAAAATTAAGACTTTCTGGAATGGGTAACGCAAGTACAGAGGGTGGACCTAATGGAGATCTATATGTTTACATCTCTGTTAAACAGCATCCATTCTTTGAAAGAAATGGAGTAGACATTATATGTGATGTTCCCGTAACATTTGCTAAAGCTGCTCTTGGTGGAGAAATCGAAATACCTACATTAAACGGTAGAAAAACTATTAAGATTCCTGCTGGAACTCAAAATGATAAACTGTTTAAAATGAAAGGGGAGGGAATTAAAAATCCTAGAAGCCCTTATACAGGTGACCAAATAGTTAGAATTAAAATTGAAGTTCCTGTTAACTTAAATTCTGAGCAAGAAGATTTATTAAGAAAATTTGATGAAAGTTTAAAAGATAAAAATCATAAAGATAATAAAAACTTCTTCGATAAACTAAAGAACTTCTTCTCTTAA
- the dnaK gene encoding molecular chaperone DnaK: MAKIIGIDLGTTNSCVSIMEGGSTTVISNAEGARTTPSVVSIKENGEIIVGEIAKRQAITNPTSTILSIKTHMGSDYKVDIHGKNYTPQEISAMILKKLKSDAEAYLGETVTEAVITVPAYFTDAQRQATKDAGVIAGLDVKRIINEPTAAALAYGLEKAGKEERVLVFDLGGGTFDVSILEIADGVIEVISTSGNNHLGGDNFDDAVIKYLVEEFKKENGIDLGNDKMAYQRLKDAAEKAKKELSTLMEAHISLPFITMDATGPKHLDIKLTRAKFNDLTRDLVEATQVPTKDALKSAGLNPSDIDEILLVGGSTRIPAVQEWVESYFGKKPNKGINPDEVVAEGAAIQGGVLMGDVKDVLLLDVTPLSLGIETLGGVFTKIIERNTTIPVKKSQVFSTAVDNQPAVTINVLQGERAKAADNHKLGEFNLEGIPAAPRGVPQIEVTFDIDANGIVHVSAKDLGTGKISNVTISGSTNLSADEIERMKKDAEANEAEDKKFKELVETRNKADMLIASTEKSVKDYAEKVTEDEKKAIEEAIEELKKVKDGEDKDAIDAAIEKLSTAAHKLAEEIYKDAQANQQGGANAGNNAQDDVADAEIVD, from the coding sequence AGTATAAAAGAAAACGGAGAGATTATCGTTGGAGAGATTGCAAAAAGACAAGCAATAACTAACCCTACATCAACAATCTTATCTATCAAAACTCATATGGGAAGCGACTACAAAGTTGATATCCACGGAAAAAACTACACTCCACAAGAGATTTCTGCAATGATTTTAAAGAAATTAAAATCAGATGCTGAAGCTTACTTAGGAGAAACTGTAACTGAGGCTGTTATCACTGTTCCAGCTTACTTTACAGATGCTCAAAGACAAGCTACAAAAGATGCTGGAGTTATCGCTGGTTTAGATGTAAAAAGAATTATCAACGAACCTACTGCTGCTGCACTAGCTTACGGATTAGAAAAAGCTGGAAAAGAAGAAAGAGTATTAGTATTTGACCTTGGTGGAGGAACATTCGACGTTTCAATCCTTGAAATCGCAGACGGTGTAATTGAAGTTATTTCAACTTCAGGAAACAACCATCTTGGTGGAGACAACTTCGATGATGCTGTAATCAAGTATTTAGTTGAAGAGTTCAAAAAAGAAAATGGAATCGATTTAGGTAATGATAAAATGGCTTACCAAAGACTTAAGGATGCTGCTGAGAAAGCTAAAAAAGAACTTTCTACATTAATGGAAGCTCATATCTCTTTACCATTCATAACTATGGATGCTACTGGACCTAAACATTTAGATATAAAATTAACTAGAGCTAAGTTCAACGACTTAACTAGAGATTTAGTTGAAGCTACTCAAGTTCCTACAAAGGATGCTTTAAAGTCTGCTGGATTAAATCCATCTGATATCGATGAGATATTATTAGTTGGAGGATCAACAAGAATTCCTGCTGTTCAAGAGTGGGTAGAATCATACTTCGGTAAGAAACCAAACAAAGGAATCAACCCTGATGAGGTTGTTGCTGAAGGAGCAGCTATTCAAGGTGGAGTTTTAATGGGAGACGTTAAAGATGTATTACTTCTTGATGTTACTCCATTATCTTTAGGAATTGAAACTTTAGGAGGAGTATTTACTAAGATTATCGAAAGAAATACTACTATCCCTGTAAAAAAATCACAAGTATTCTCAACTGCTGTTGATAACCAACCAGCTGTTACAATCAACGTTTTACAAGGAGAAAGAGCAAAAGCTGCTGACAACCATAAGTTAGGAGAATTCAATCTTGAAGGAATCCCAGCTGCACCTAGAGGAGTTCCTCAAATCGAAGTTACTTTCGATATCGATGCTAACGGAATTGTTCATGTTTCTGCTAAAGATTTAGGAACAGGAAAAATCAGTAACGTTACAATCTCTGGTTCTACAAACTTATCTGCTGATGAGATTGAAAGAATGAAAAAAGATGCTGAAGCTAACGAAGCTGAGGATAAAAAATTCAAAGAGTTAGTTGAAACTAGAAATAAAGCTGATATGTTAATCGCTTCAACTGAAAAATCAGTAAAAGATTACGCTGAAAAAGTAACTGAAGATGAGAAAAAAGCTATTGAAGAAGCTATCGAAGAACTTAAAAAAGTAAAAGATGGAGAAGATAAAGACGCTATTGACGCTGCTATCGAAAAATTATCTACAGCTGCTCACAAATTAGCTGAAGAAATCTATAAAGATGCTCAAGCTAACCAACAAGGTGGAGCTAATGCAGGAAATAACGCTCAAGATGACGTTGCAGATGCTGAGATAGTTGACTAA